ATACCGGTTATAACTTATTCCCCGACCTGCCGGCAGGCAGCGGTTGCTACATTCACCGCGTGATGGCAGCAGGCAATCGTGTAATGGCCTGCACCTCCTGCCGGGGCGTTATCCAGTTTAATGCAAACGATTTCACAATTAAGAACCTGTTGACTTACAATGCCGATCTCACGAATGTATATGTGCATGATATCCTGCAGAACGGCCCCAACGAATTTTGGGTCGCCAGTGAATCGGGGGTGTTTATTTTAGATAGCGAAACCGGGCAAAGCATCAACCTGCATAAAAAATTTCTCGACCCCTATTCTATTTCAGATAATGCGGTGTACACCATTTCCCGGGATCGCGAAGGCGGCATTTGGGTGGGCACGTACTTCGGCGGCGTGAATTATTACGCATTTCCCTACACCCCTTTCCGTAAATACTACCCCGACTATTCCCCTAATGCGATCAGTGGCAGCGCCGTGCGCGAAATCCGGGAGGATAGTGATGGCATGCTGTGGATCGGCACCGAAGATGCCGGCCTCAATCGCCTCGACCCGAAAACGGGTGCGGTAACGAATTTTTCGCCGCTAAAAACGCCGAACAGTATAACCTACAGCAATATTCATGGTGTATTGGTAAACGGCGACGAAGTATGGGCAGGCACCCACGAACACGGCCTCGACATCATCCACCGGAAAACAGGAAAATTAATTCGGAACTATCGTATCGGCAGCGGCCCCAAGGACCTGAAGCACAACTTCATCGTTTCCCTGCTTAAAACGCGCAACGGCACTATTTACGTGGGTACCGGCGCAGGGTTACTCCGGTACGATGCGGCCTTCAAGGGTTTTGATCCTACCACTGCCCCTACCTTCGCGACCATCAGCAGCCTGGTGGAAGATCATGCAGGCGTTATTTGGGGCACTACTCACATGGATGGCGTTTTTTCCTACAACCCGGCCACCGGCGAAACCCATAAATTCGAGCACGATCCTGACAACCCGCAGAGCATATCCGCCAGCACCATCAACGCTGTTTGCGAAGACGCCGCGCACAACCTCTGGTTCGCTACAGAAGGTGGCGGCCTTTGTAAAATGGATACGCAGCGTAAAACATTCACCCGCATCAAAATGAAAGATGGGTTGCCCAGCAATTTCATTTTTAAGATCGTAGAATCGCGCGACGGGCAGTTATGGGTAAGTACCTCCAAAGGTTTGGTACAGCTGGACACTGCAGGTAAAGTACTGGCCGTGTATACGAAAGCCAACGGTCTGCTCAACGACCAGTTCAACTACAACTCTGGTTACCGCGACAGCACCGGACGCATGTACTTTGGTAGTATTAAAGGGATGATCAGCTTTAACCCGGAGGAATTTATCAGCAACACCTATCAGCCCCCGGTATACATTACCGGCTTCCAGGTGAATAATCGCGAATTGTCCATCAGCCAGGATAGCAGCGCACTTAAAAAGTCGATCCTGTTTGCGAACGAACTCACGCTCGATCACGACGCTTCCAGCTTCAGCATCGATTTTGCTGCCCTCAGTTTTAATGCGCCGGAAATTACCGCCTACAAATACATGATGGACGGCCTCGATCGGGAGTGGACCACCCTGCCTACGAATCGTAAAGTCTATTTCACGAACCTGTCTCCCGGCACGTACACCTTCAGGCTAAAAGCCTCCACCAATGGAAAATGGGGCAAAGCAGAAAAAACATTGACTATCCACATCCTGCCGCCGTTCTGGGCTACGACCTGGGCTTACCTGCTTTATTTTGTAGTAGGGGCTGCTATCTGTTATTATGTCACCATGTTTTTCTATCGCCGCGCGCAGGTCAGGAAAGAAAAAGAATTATATGAAGCGAAGATCCAGTTCTTCACCAATGTGACGCACGAAATACGTACGCCGCTGACGCTCATTAAAGGCCCGGTAGAAAACCTGCTGGAAAAGGCTGCAGAGGTGCCCGACATTAAACCGGACGTGGTAACGCTGGAACGTAATACGAACCGCCTCATCGCACTGATCACCCAGATACTGGACTTCCGGCAAACAGAAACACGCGGCTTTAGTTTAACGTTTTCGGAAGTGCGCATCGACCGGCTGCTGGAGGAGGAGTTTGAAAGCTTTATGCATCCTGCCACCAAAAAGAAATTACGCTACGAACTGGTAATGCCTCCAATGGCCATCAATGCGAGGGCAGACGAGGAGGCGATGCGTAAAATACTGAGCAACCTGATCAGCAATGCAGTGAAGTACGCTGCGCATACCGCTACTGTAATATTACATCCGCTATCGCCGGAAGATGTTACCTTTACGATAGAAGTCCGTAACGACGGGCATCTGATCGCTGCCGACATGAAAGACAAGATTTTTGAGCCCTTTTACCGCATGAAGGAAACCAGCAGGCAAACAGGCTCAGGCATTGGACTATCAATCGCTAAGTCGCTGGCCGAATTGCACCAGGGTCAACTATACCTGGGTGCGCAGGTGGATGGAATGAACGTTTTTATACTTAATTTGCCATTGCAGGCCGAATTGAAACAGCCGATAGCTAAAACTGGTAAAACCGCGAACAAATAGCACGTTATGCTGCCGACCGTATTAATTGTTGATGATAACGATGAAATCCTGGAATTTCTTTCCCGGACGCTGGCGCCTAAGTACACGGTGCTGACGGCGGAAAGCGGCGAGGCGGCCATGGACATCCTGCATACGGAGGCCGTTCAACTGGTGATCAGCGACGTGATGATGCCCGACATGGATGGCTTCGAACTGTGCACACTGATCAAATCCAACTTCGAATATTCGCACATTCCCGTGATCTTACTCACGGCCAAGAATACACTCACTGCCAAGATACACGGCCTGGAACTCGGTGCTGACGCCTATATTGAAAAGCCCTTTTCCAAAGAGCACCTGCAGGCACAAATGGCGAGTTTACTGGCAAACCGTAATATGGTGCGCGAATATTTTGCACAGTCGCCACTTGCACATATCAAGAGCATGGCACACTCTAAGGCCGATGAACGTTTCCTCGAAAGCCTCAACGAAACCATCTGCCGTAACCTGGAAGATGCCGAGCTGGATGTAGAGAAACTGGCCCGCGCCATGAACATGAGCCGTGTAACGCTGTACCGCAAAATCAAAGCAGTGTCGGACCTCTCCCCCATTGAACTGATCAACATTACCCGCCTGAAAAAGGCTGCAGAACTGCTCGCAGAGGGCGAATACCGCATTAACGAAATCTCCGACATGCTGGGTTTCAGCTCACAAAGCAACTTCTCCCGCAACTTCGCCAAACAGTTCAACATGACGCCCTCCGAGTACATTCATTTAAAAGGGCAGGAGCATAAAAAAATTTAGCCCTCCATGTAAACGTTTACATTGAATAGGTATCCTTATTTTTACGGCTTATGCGTAAAGAGGCTTTTTACCGAATGCAATACATGCTTTTGGATGGCGATGCCCGACTGGTGACTGACATCCTGAGCCTGTACCTGTACCCGCTGGAGAAATACCGGGTAACAGATGCAGTGAACCGGTTTAAGAAGATGGAACCGACCAAAGTGGCGGGTATACTCGAGCAATTACAACGCGCCCAGCTCGCCGCGCCTAATACGGCAGGCAACTTCGCCCTTGTGCCCGAGCTGGCCTTCCTGTTGTTCCCGCAAAACATTCAACGTGAAGAATACCAACGTTTGCTGCACGACGATCGCGGTAAACGCCCTTCCTTTTATAATACGAGCTTTAAACT
This genomic interval from Chitinophaga horti contains the following:
- a CDS encoding response regulator transcription factor — encoded protein: MLPTVLIVDDNDEILEFLSRTLAPKYTVLTAESGEAAMDILHTEAVQLVISDVMMPDMDGFELCTLIKSNFEYSHIPVILLTAKNTLTAKIHGLELGADAYIEKPFSKEHLQAQMASLLANRNMVREYFAQSPLAHIKSMAHSKADERFLESLNETICRNLEDAELDVEKLARAMNMSRVTLYRKIKAVSDLSPIELINITRLKKAAELLAEGEYRINEISDMLGFSSQSNFSRNFAKQFNMTPSEYIHLKGQEHKKI
- a CDS encoding ligand-binding sensor domain-containing protein, with translation MFHFWLRLTLGWLLLASGANAQQYYFRHYQVEAGLSNNTVFSSVQDQQGFMWFGTKEGLNRFDGYRFKLYRLDDKNEQQLDQIYNLYKDSRGTLWIGSQKGLYYFDAVNEKPVNFSDTLREVWSITEDAAGQLWFIAQNAVCRYNPVRNKVTRFPHPTGRILTSVCITEDGTTWASTHRGFLQKLDTATGVYTGYNLFPDLPAGSGCYIHRVMAAGNRVMACTSCRGVIQFNANDFTIKNLLTYNADLTNVYVHDILQNGPNEFWVASESGVFILDSETGQSINLHKKFLDPYSISDNAVYTISRDREGGIWVGTYFGGVNYYAFPYTPFRKYYPDYSPNAISGSAVREIREDSDGMLWIGTEDAGLNRLDPKTGAVTNFSPLKTPNSITYSNIHGVLVNGDEVWAGTHEHGLDIIHRKTGKLIRNYRIGSGPKDLKHNFIVSLLKTRNGTIYVGTGAGLLRYDAAFKGFDPTTAPTFATISSLVEDHAGVIWGTTHMDGVFSYNPATGETHKFEHDPDNPQSISASTINAVCEDAAHNLWFATEGGGLCKMDTQRKTFTRIKMKDGLPSNFIFKIVESRDGQLWVSTSKGLVQLDTAGKVLAVYTKANGLLNDQFNYNSGYRDSTGRMYFGSIKGMISFNPEEFISNTYQPPVYITGFQVNNRELSISQDSSALKKSILFANELTLDHDASSFSIDFAALSFNAPEITAYKYMMDGLDREWTTLPTNRKVYFTNLSPGTYTFRLKASTNGKWGKAEKTLTIHILPPFWATTWAYLLYFVVGAAICYYVTMFFYRRAQVRKEKELYEAKIQFFTNVTHEIRTPLTLIKGPVENLLEKAAEVPDIKPDVVTLERNTNRLIALITQILDFRQTETRGFSLTFSEVRIDRLLEEEFESFMHPATKKKLRYELVMPPMAINARADEEAMRKILSNLISNAVKYAAHTATVILHPLSPEDVTFTIEVRNDGHLIAADMKDKIFEPFYRMKETSRQTGSGIGLSIAKSLAELHQGQLYLGAQVDGMNVFILNLPLQAELKQPIAKTGKTANK